The genomic interval GCCGGCCAGTTGCAGGAAGCCGGGATAGACGCGGCGGCCCGCGCCGGGATAGTTGAGCGGCACCGTGGCGATGACGGTATTGCGGAACCAGCTTAGCGGCTTGTCCATCGCCAGGTCGTTGACGCCGGTCGGGCTGGCGCGGGTGTCGATCGGGCCGCCCATCATGGTAAGCGTCTTGGGACGGCACTCGTCCTTCTCCGCGCCCATGATGGCGGCGGCGGCAAAGGCGGGAACGCTGGGCTGGCACACCGCCAGAACGTGCGCCTTGGGGCCGATGAAATGCAGGAACTCGATCAGGTAGTCGATGTAGTCGTCGAGATCGAACGTCCCTTCCTCCACCGGCACCATCTTCGCGTCCGCCCAGTCGGTGACGTAGACTTCCTGGTTTTCCACCATGCGCTGCACCGTGCCGCGCAGCAGCGAGGCGTAGTGCCCGCTCATCGGTGCGGCGATCATCAGCCTGGGTGCGTCTTCTGGCAGATCGTCGCGGCGAAAGCGGCGCAGCGAACCGAACGGCTTTTCGAAAACCACCGTCTCGCTGACAAGGTGCTGCCTGCCCTCGACCTTGACCGGCTGGATGTCCCAGTCGGGCTTGCCGCGGTCTTCGTAGAGGTGGGCGAACACCTTGAGGCCCGAGGCCATGACCGGCCCCATGCCGGTATATCCCATCGGCAGAGCCGGATTGTCGAGC from Aurantiacibacter spongiae carries:
- a CDS encoding polyhydroxyalkanoate depolymerase: MLYSIYEMQRAWLNTASEWASVGARLLDNPALPMGYTGMGPVMASGLKVFAHLYEDRGKPDWDIQPVKVEGRQHLVSETVVFEKPFGSLRRFRRDDLPEDAPRLMIAAPMSGHYASLLRGTVQRMVENQEVYVTDWADAKMVPVEEGTFDLDDYIDYLIEFLHFIGPKAHVLAVCQPSVPAFAAAAIMGAEKDECRPKTLTMMGGPIDTRASPTGVNDLAMDKPLSWFRNTVIATVPLNYPGAGRRVYPGFLQLAGFISMNLADHMMSHYEMFKHLTQGDQESADRTKQFYDEYLSVCDMTAEFYLQTIEHVFQEHALPKGEFMHRGKLIDPGAIRDTALLAIEGEKDDISGIGQTRAALDLARDLPVRMTKYHLARDVGHYGIFNGSKWRTRIAPVVEEWMRAF